GGGCATGCTGAAAGCTAAATAAAAAAGCACAtcactggctctctctttcttggaTTGGTCAGTTGGCCCTTTTTGCAGTAGTTGCTCTAACTGCTCTAACACGGTGACCGGAGCCAAAAAAAGAGAGCGTGGCAAAGCCATCCCATCCACACACTGCTTGGTAGGACCCCACAGAAAGCACAGTTTCATGCTGCTAGCTCTGGTGAGGAGGCAGCTGCAGGTCTGGGAGGTGTGCCAAGCATTCCTTTCCTTAGGGAGGCAGAGCACAGGTGGACAGGGGAGGACACCCCCGCTCTCGTCTGCGGCCCACCTAGAGACCAGAATCATGTGTTCGTCCCCACTCGAGGACTGTGTGCAGCCAAATGCGTGGGTTCAGGGCTGCAGGGACCCAGAAGCTGCTCTGAACTTGCATTCAGACCTCAAAGCCCCAGATCCCCTAAGCTCTGGATTGTGGCCCTCACCCTTGGCAGTGTAAATTTTGtacagttaaaaagaaatgaagtctcatttcctgggggaaaaaaaaaacaaaaaaaaaaagaacaaaaaaaggacCCACCCATCCTTATTTATTGCCATGTGACTTTGGAACACAGAAGCTGGTGCGTTTGTTTGTATACGCCTCCTGTGTGTTGGCATGAGATGTGTATGGTAaaattatgtcaaataaatatggaCATTCTTTAGAAGCGGATGTGtcttgcttttcattttggttCTCTGGATGTTTTTTCTCTTGATATAATTAGGACAAAAAGCCAAGCTGACATGGGGTCCTTTCACCACTGGAAAGAGACCCAAAATACAACTCTGAATGCCAGAACGACTTACAGCCATGAATACCAGAAGTGCCCAGTAAGGGTTCGATTAGAGGAAGTGCTCTGGCTTTGCTGACAGCAATTTTCTGGATTCCAATTCTCTGCTTCTAAACTTAGGGAATGGGCAGAGAAAACCCACTGGCCACATAATGTTAGTTAATGTTTGTCCtggtgcattttttaaaaagtcgtTCCTACTTCAACATTTTCTCCCCAGGGAAAGAATGTGCAAACATCTGTGGTTGGGTGAGAGGTGGACAGAAGGATAGAAACACTCATCAGAGTCATCCGGGCTCCTTGATGAGCTTTTCTAGAAGAATCTTCTGGTTTCTCCTCTGCCAGAGGCTTTATTAGTGTGCAGGACCTGAAGGTTGGCTGGAATGGAAAAAGCAACACAGcttctttcataaaaaaaaaaaaaaaagaaagaaaaaaaattgaagtcctCCTATTTCTTTAGAGCTGGGTTTCCATCTAGGAAGAACTAGTGCTTTTCCCATTAGTGATGAGTTTTATTTGAAGAGAAGATCCCAAACAGGTGCACTGCCCACATGGCGGCTACTAGACACACGTAGCTGTTTACACTTCAACTGGTTACTACTCAGTAAAACCGCAAGTTCCGTTCCTCACGCCTGCTCTGTTTCGAGTGCTCCGCAGCTACGTGTGGCGAGTCGCTACTGTTACtcggacacacagacacagaacaaCCCTGCAGAGGGTTGTACGGACGGTGCTGCTGGGGTGTGCTGAGGCTGGGCAGACCAAACGCATTCATCATGTTAGCCCCTGGCTCTCCTGGAGCGCATGGTGACGTATTTGGAGACTCCTTAGACAGTAGTAGTGCTGGCTTCTCTGTCATCCTATTGTGTGAGCAACACTGCCCACAAGAACAACTTGCCTGGGTAcaagggaagggggcagggctcTGGACTCCCGAGTCCTCAGTCCCATTCTGCTGCCAGCTCGTCCCGACTCTACGTAGCTCCTGGGTGCGTGCTGTGCCCTATGGTCTGTGGTCTGTGCTGTCACACAGGAACGACACCGCAGCGACATCCAGCGAGATTCTTGGGGGGCTTGAAAGTCTTTTAGTAAAGACCCAAATCTCTGCTATCAGGAGAGGGAATTAGGGTAAATACTTCGTAAGGCCGAGAAAGGCGGCCAGGGTGGGTGACGATGAGAGCGTCACGTGGCAGTGGGGGTGCTGGCGGGGGACCGGGAGGTGCTGGACGCGAGGACTGTTTCCTTCACTAGCCCAGTCCCTTGCGTGGTTGCGAGGGAGAGTCACGAAGCGGCTACGAAGGGCTCTGCTGCTCCTCAATTTAATTACTCATCCGAGTATCCCTGGGGCACTACTGAACTTTGCCTTCGGGACGCTGGCAATCCTTTTGAGTATATCAGGCTGACAGTCACTAGACCATTTCCACTTTGTACTCTACACACACAGCTGCCGGGACAATGCCAGTCTAGTAACTTTTGGAATTATGAAATGTGTTCTCAGCTCACAAAGGAAGCAGAGGggatctgacttttttttttttttttggtggtcaCTAGAAACCAGCCCCTGAGCAGCGTGATTTTCTGACAGTGGCTTTTCAAAAAGACGGCTGGTTAAAGAAGAATATAGGAAAGAAATCACTGGCCAgaataaaataagacacaaaCCCAGGATGAATGAAGGCTCAACACTCAGTATTTtcacagcttttctttctttctccttgggcGTAGGATTCAACTCAGCCAAACCAGAACGGGCTAATAAGAGACCAAAGGCTAATCATTGTGTTGTAAACTTAACTGATTGCCAAACTAGAAGAAAACCACGAGAGGTGGTCCTTCACGTGTCTGGATGTATTTCCTTAGATTTGATATTTGAGGCATCGTTTCAAAATCATCCTTTACAGTCTAAAAGGAAAATTGTTGCATTCCCTAGAAGAATGACACTTCAGTTTTATCATTTGGCACCTCCTGGTGCTTTCTTCCTAACGGCCTCTGCCCGCTGCGCAGAGCGGCTGTGAGCGAAGGGCTTGTGCGGGCTGCTTGCTTGGCTGTGTGCATGGTTGCTGCCTTGGGGAAGTAGGCAGTGGCCACTGCCGCTGCAGAAAAAAACCCCAGTGTTTCTAAAAGGGGCCAAGTCAGTAGGAAAAggaactcttttaaaaattatatttctgaaaGGAGTAATAAAAATAAGCCACCCAAACTGTTGAATAAAAATCTAGACGATCCACTCCTGCCCTAGGACAGTGGGTTAACATCTTTTTAGAGACGGTGGGTGGGGCTTTTGCATGGAACACACGTGCCTGGATGACTTCtgcattcattttcttctctcatttttgtcCAATGGGATTTCAGGATCTTCCTTTAGAACCCTTTCCTTTGGCGATCTTTCCTTTGGCCATCTCCCTCAGTGAGCACAAACAGTGGACTCTGGTATGCTGTTAACTGGTATGTTGTTCGGAGAGTAAATGAATAAGGCACAGGACACCCCTGAAGGATacaccttcctcctttcctgaagggctgtgtgtgtggggggggtgctcCCAGGAGAAAAAGGTGCCCACGAGCCTTGTTGGTTCTTCAGGCTGCTCAGCACCCACTGAACTGGCTGGGATTTTCAAGACTGATACGCAGGCTGGGCTGTCTCCAGAGCCGggaaagttctgtttttgtttttagggtttgtctttctctcacttccctgCCAACCCTAGACCAGGATCTACGGTTTGTTGGGAGGGGTTTGGGGATTTTGGAAAGGCTGGGAATTACTTCCTGAAAGATAAAATACAGACCCAAAAAAGTGGTCTTGGCACACACTTAGAACTGGAaatatgcagttttttttttttttaaaggtcattaaAATGGTAAATAGGTTTCAACAGATGGCTTCCACATAGCAATGGAAAACCCAGGCAAGGACTTCAGGGTTAAATCTCATATTTTAGTCACCTGGGACCAGCTTATTATTCCAGAAAACCAAACATCTATAAAGTTGACAGCTAAAGTGGACCCCTTGAAGGCTGGCTGCTGGCCTGCCAGCTCAGGGGCGGCTGCTGCAGATAGCGACCTAGGGAATTGAAAGTCACTTTTTCGACACCTGTCGACGGCGTGGTTTAGACTCACCCAGGCTAGAGGGCTGTGATAACCAGGAACCTATATTACTGATGCGCCAGGACTTTTATACTCAGTATGTGTGCTggctttagtatttttttagactcattttaacatttaatgcTTCTCAATTAAAGTGATTTCCTGGAGTGGATGCCAAGCTCCGTTTAGAACGCGCATTAACCACTTTCTGTATCGGTAGTTAAAGGCACTGAGGGATTTAAACAGCAATCCACAAGTCTGCTCAGTTAAGGTTTGGCGGAATAAAGCAGATTATAAACAATAAtatatgtctttctcttctttttttggaagGGTTCCAAACTCACAAGCGGAGCTAAAGTGCCATAAACATATCCAGGACTGAGCTCCGCGCTCTACAAATGAGCTCCGTGAAAGCCACGGGCAGGGGTGCTGCCACTCTCTGTCCTGTGTGTGCGCCTATGCGCGTACTTTAAGAGAGCTTTTTATTACACAAAGTGTCCATCAACCGAACTCACTTTCTAAATATGAAAATGGAAGCCGGGATTGCTACACAAgtgaggggaaaaataaatcctGGCTTCGGGGCGGAGGATGACATTGTTGTCGCTGCCTCGGGCAGCCCCGTGGGACGCAGTGCTCCAGTCCCAGTGCTCTCACAGAGCCCCGGAGGAAGCCACTGCAGGCCCGAGTTCCAGGCTCCACAGGGCATATCCCCACCCACACAGAGGGCACTGAGTTCGACCACGAGGCAAATGAACGGGTGAGGGGCAGCTCCTGGGATGTTTCCCATCTGGTTTTCAACCTCACAGCTCTATGGCAAACTCATGTTCTTTCCTTCTAAGGCCATGTAGGAAGAATATCAGAAAGGAAGTTTCTGTCTTGAGTATAAACTAGCAAGTACCTTATAAATAGCCCGATCTAGTTTTGGGGGCCTGGAGGGCCCTATTACTGGAGGAAGGGACACACCTTTGGAAGTGACTTCAGTACGTGAATCCCCAAGGAAGAGACagtaaaaaatgttaacataatgACATTTATAATTGTGCCAAGAAAAGTGATATaacaaaacacaggaaagaaagtTTTGAAGAacttatatataaaagtaaaaatagtaagaaataaagAGCCACAAATTCCCAATTACTACCGGTGAACAGACCGTTATGTTCTGCTTCCAGGGAGGAGCACGACAATATTTCAAGGGTAAGGGAATGAAGATGAGCTTAGCTAGCTTTTCCCGTTCAGTCCTCTAGTGTACAGCCTACTAATGCGTATTGGAAAAACTGGTCACACTTGGTGCATAAGCACAAGGAAGCTGATTACTATTATCAGCCCGATAACCACTGTGCTTTGATCCAAAATCTCCCTGATGAAGGAGCTGCGAAAGGATACTAAAATAACTGAAGATGCTTATGGTTAAGCTCCAATAAGGATCGTAATTTTCAAGTCACGTGATTACAACAGACTGCACTGAATGCTTTTTATGTCATAAGGACAAACTCTGGTGGGTAGCTACAAGATCCACGAAGAGGCTGCATTGTTAATGTACCTGTGAGTATGGCTGTTTGTTTCCACAGTGGTTTATCCTGATAACGTGGTGCAGGGAAAACTTTTTGGCCTGGTATCACAGAGTTTGGACAATCACCCtgattctgggggaaaaaaaaatcacgtagATTGAAGTGCTTTACCTATAAAAAGATGAACATTCTTACTATTTCTACTTACAGAACCTCAGATGATTTCCCTAACAGTTCTGAGTTTCAGTTCCCTCATTTGCAAAACAGAGAAAATGccaattatttctacttttacaATTATCCTGAGGTTAAGATGCTTGTGCAGAATCTTGTACAAAAGTTGTAATTACTGTTCTGTCCTAGAAGTTAAGAAGTATTGATTGTAAGACACAGTTTACGTATCCCTAACCAAAAAAAAGTGTGCCTTAGAAAGGATCAAATACAGTGTGCTAACAACTATTAAAGCATTTCATCCAAAAATACCTTAGGATTTGGGATTTGAGATTCACTCACAAATATTTAAACTCAGTATGTTTATTGCTAAATTGTGGCTGGTGGGTTACATACCTATtctgtgataaatatttatttatgaagggGGTTTGGGGGACACTTGAAGCTTGATGAAAACTTTCATGTTtcaatgttaaatgttaaataaacattGGGAAGTCTTCACGTTCAGCTGAAGCAGGTATTATTAGCCTGGGCACTAACCCCTTCTGCCACCCAAGCTCAGCTCTCCTGTCACCATGTTCCTTGCTCATTAATCCCCAGAGACGCTGCACTGTACACAGAGTAATAACCCGCAGCCAAGCAGTTAGCTAAGCAGGAAGCTAAGAAGTACCTACTTCATAGAAAGTTTCGTTTGATTATAGCAACCTTATAGCTGGAAAAtgctgaaacattaaaaaaaaaaaagatataataggTACAATTCTAGGTATTATATTTTGGTTGTTATCCTTCTACCTCATAAGCCTAAGAGTAAACAAGATATGGCCAATTGGCTGACTCCTTATATCTTTATTTGAGGAGGTTTAAAAGATTTAgttttcctggggtgcctgggtggctcagtcattaagcgtctgccttgggctcagacgCCCAggcctgggattcagccccgcactgggctccctgctcaacaaggagcctgcttctccctctcccagttcttctgcttgtattccctttcttgctgtgtctctatcaaataaataaataaaaatcttttaaaaaagcttagTTTTTCCTAAGTAATTTATGAACTTCTATGAGACTTTTCAAGATACCTCACGCAATATCTTGAGATGACTTCAGGTAATTCTAAATATCCATGATAACTGGAAAAGGGAATGACAGTGGCCTAGAACAGTGTCTTTCGTTCAGCggcctctcaaaaaaaaaaaaaaaaaaaaactatggattGAATGGAGGAAGAGCTTTCAAACTTTACACGAGTTTTGTGGTCTAACAGACAGTAGACTTGGTCCTAAGTGTGGTTCTACTGCtcttctgtgatcttgggcaatttAAGTAACCTGCTTGTATCTTCAATTCACCCTTATTTAAACAGCCTAAATAAACACCTGTGCTACCTACCTGACAGGATTACTAGGTTGGGATGACAGATTAAATAACATCTGTGAAGCCTCTGAAACTCAAAAACACTGATTGCATGTGAAAAGACATCACTAGTCACACAGACTTAACACGTGGGCTCATTTCTGTCCTGCAGCAAAATCAGAGGTCAAAGAGGTCAGAGTCCAGCTTTTTGGccactgtttctttaaaaattttgccaCGTGGTGATCAGTGATAAAACTGCTGGATACCAAAGACTTGGTCAGtagctcaaaaaaaaaaccaaaaaaaaaaaaaccaaaaaaaacaaaccccaaaaaacaacaatcaaaaaaaagcttttcttctcattctttcagaTAGGCATGGTTGGTAGGAGCACTTAGAACTATGAAAACAGGGTCAATCAACAAAAGATTTCTCATTCTTGAGACACTGTAGCAAGTAGTCAGGAAAAAGGGCTCTCAGTGGGATCCACAGACCCACGGGGAGTCCACAGACGGGCTTCAGATCTGTCAACGTTTCAAAATTCCACACACAACACTATATTGTAGGGAACAGGTTCATAGTTTTTCAAAGTGTTCTGGAACTCCCCAAGAGTGAAAAACACTGATTTTGTAGACTCAAGCAAGCGTTCTGAAAGATACCAATGATTCAagtatttttgtctccttttcaaGGATTATTTACAtgattctctttttattcctcatttttcaCTAGCGTGTACCAAACCTAGTGTgaaaggggggcctgggtggctcagtctttaagcgtctgcctttggcttgggtcatgatcccagggtcctgggacggagtcctgcttggggttccttgctcagcagggagcctgcttctccctctgcctgctctgcctgcggctcaccctgcttgtgctctctctctgacaaataaataaataaaatcttaaaaacaaacaaacaaactactgTGAAAGCAATCGGGCCTCTTTCATTAGTTGGTGGAGACCAAAGCGAACGACGGTcaggaataaaaaatacagaaagagtcGCTAGTGTTGTTCTGATCACAGtatctttggaaaagaagaaaaaaagcaacaaatatcCTTTTGCAGTTTTTAGGGACATAGGAAAATGCGACTAGGTTAAGTTTTTATGAGTAGACGTACATCTACAGAGGTGGCCTGAAGATAGGAAGAATTATCTTCTTGAGGACTGAGAGTGAGGTAAGAGTAGAAAGGCAATCTATAACCAGTCTAGAAAATTCCAGTGCAAAGTAGCAAAATGAAACCTCTCCTAACTCAGACAAATGTCTTTAGTTATCCCACTGCTTTACGACCTCTCCTCCAGCTGAACTAGTTTCCAGCTTGAGAACACAGTGGAGACTCAATTCTTAAAATACCAtgtatgataaaaataacaaatcaaaGAGTTTCAACAATGGGTCAAGTAAATCGAGTTCCAATCCCTgtaaattttagggaaaaataagcaacaattattttaaatacctgCTGTGTCATGACCAGAAACGAACCTCCAGGGAAAGGTTttctatgatattttaaattactaatgGGCTTGAACATTACTAATctgtctaggaaaaaaaaagttatgcgtAGCAGAACCAAAGTTATGCTAAATTAAATTATGTCCTGCTTTTATCCTGCTGAACTGTCTGAAGAGATGGGTTGCCATGTTATCTGGGAGGTTGGCTGCTTTCTGCTCCGGTAAATTTGTGTTCTTTGCTTGGTGGGAATTATTGCAGCTTTTGCCAATGGAACACATGATCTGGCTGACGTGTGATGCACTACATAGTAACCCAATAATTTAAGGGGAACGAAAACAAACCAAGATCCAGGTTTCTGACATTTCTGCATGAAATCTTCCCCTCAAGCCACAGGGAGATGAACCACACATTGTCACGACAGGGAGGCTTTCGAAAATTCCAGTACCAGTGACAAAAGAATAGAGAATTGGGCAAACGATTTTAGAATGCACCTGAAAATGTAAAGCTGATGACTGATTTTAGTGACAGCTTTGAATGTAAATTTGAAatcctcaaaataaaattaataaaaaaacaagctATATTCTTTGCGTAAAAACATCCTGTATCGTTTCTGATGTGCCGAAACAGGTTACAAAAAACTTGTCTCAGAAATTTTagggtcggggcgcctgggtggctcagtcaggtgagtgtctgactcttgattttgattcaggtcatgatctcagggtcacgggatcaagccctgagttgggctctgcactcagcggggggtctgcttgagattctttctccctctgtccctccctctgcccctgcccttctgCACTCTTTcgttctctttctaaaataaataatcttttctttttttgaaagattttatttattatttgacagacagagacacagcaagagagggaacacaagcagggagaatgggagagggagaagcaggcttccagccgggcagggagcccgatttggggcttcatcccaggaccctggagtcatgacctgagccaaaggcagacacttaacaaatgagccacccaggcgcccctaaaataatctttaaaaaaataatctttaaaaataatctttaaaaaaaaattaaggtcaagttacaaaagagaaatgagaaaagaagctCCTTGTTAGCTTCCTGCTTAGATAACTACTCTGTAAATCTGAAATGACTTTTTGATTTGTTAATATCCTAAAAATGCACAAAGCACACTATTCATGAAAGCTGTATGCAACATCTTGGTCACTTTTACTGTAACTAATGAATAGTGTTTGTTAAAACACAACGAATGGAGAACATGAGAGTTTTGCTTCATAGCAGGTTGCAATGTGGCTGAGATTATGGGAAAAGAACAGATAATGAATAGAAAGTTCTACCAGAATCACAGTAATGTTTCAGTATGTACTAACGTGCACATCACTTCCACCGATAATTAAGAAAccatttaaagaatgaatagtCTTGGTGAATGGTTTTGGTTTACATCTCGGAAAATAAGAACTCAccttagaaaaatcacaaaataagcaGCATTCATGTGCCTCATTTCTGCTCTGAAGGGGCTTGTTCCAGGACAGTTTAGGTGGAGCTAATGAGGACTGTGTCCACCGTCCAGGGCTCCACTAAGCAGGTTTATGACTTCTCTTAATATTGACACATTGGAAAAACTATCTTTAAACAGTCCTCTTTGTATCTGAAATCATCttacttcatttctcttcctgtgaCAACTATCTACTTTCCTTATACAACGAGAGATGTCAAGGAATTTCCCAGATGGAGTTCTTGAGGATTAAAGGGGAAAACCCAGAGAGGGAGCCAGTTTCAACAGtggcatattttgtttattctttaaagaaacaCTGTGGTGTActtgtctgtatttttaattaaaataaataaataaataaataaaagctctccTGGTATCCAGAAATAACTACAATCACAGCTAAGCATTAGGGCATTATGGGCTGTTTCACATTTCAAACAGGCCTCACAGTTTGGGTCTGAGCCCATTTCCGGAGACTATTGCTGAAGGCCATCGGGGGCGGAGGGGGGACATTAGAGCCAATTAAAAGGGTGCTAGGGAAACCCCTCCCCATTTGATGAAGGTGAGTTTAAGGAACCTTGACCTAAACAGTGAAGTCTCTGGAATCTGTGCTTTGATCCTGAAGTGAGGGTGTTCAATCTTATTCTAAAATGCCCAAGATTTTGAGGTTTTCAGTAAATCTGGTTATCCTTCTGATTTCTAGACCCCTTTTAGGTCAAAATTCTACccttttttgcttgctttttcttaACACCCCTTTCTTCTCTATCTTCTCAATTCCATCTGCCAAAAAGAGGAGACAGTTACCTCTTCAGAGCAGCCGTGAAAATGCCACAGAAGCATTTGCTCTCTACCATACTGGGATTTCATGCAACTTTCCCTAATTGTCAGTGTAGCACTGTCGGTCATATTTTGCTTctgcaggttttttaaaaagagcagccATGTTTAATATTGTGAAATACGACGTGTCTCCTccttgcccccgcccccccagcagTGATAAATTTCAGCGCACGCTCGGCAGAATTGGATTGTGTTATGCACAGCACACATGTTCATCACCCAAACTGTACTTGCTGGGATGGACGCAAGGAGAAGGAACTGCTGAGACTTCAAAATCCTAGTTCCTCAGAACTGATTTTATTAGCCAATGTATACCAAAGATGGTGGTAAAAGAAGTATTATTTTTTGCCGTTTTCTTTCATCACTGAAGCTCTCTGATGTTACAGACTGTGGTTTTCCAGTCTTTGATTAAGCCTTGCCAGTCGTGTGCTGCTGCAACACCAGAGATACAGCTTTGCAACCTGTCACCTCTTCTGGCAGGCAGCCGTCCTGGTCTCGGAGGGTGGGGTCGGCGCCGGACTGGAGCAGCAGCTCCACAATGTCCAAAAACTCACAGGCAGCAGCTGACAGGAAAATCGACAAACAGGAAAACAAGGTTACCGTGAGACAAAGAGAAACGACTGTACTCCAGCAGGAAAGGCaagtgcagagcagggagagatcCTGAACAATGAGAAATGTTAACAGGGGCTGGAGGGTGACCGggccatgggggcacctgggtggctcagtgggttaaggcctctgccttcggctcgggtcatggtccctgggtcctgggatcgagccctgcatcgggctctctgctcggcggggagcctgcttccttctctttctctgcctacttgtgatctctgtcagataaataaatactatcttaaaaaaaaaaaaaaaaaaagaacggg
The window above is part of the Mustela erminea isolate mMusErm1 chromosome 17, mMusErm1.Pri, whole genome shotgun sequence genome. Proteins encoded here:
- the ACBD6 gene encoding acyl-CoA-binding domain-containing protein 6, coding for MKRSSLCSDAHQGRALLHWACDRGHKELVTVLLQYRADINCQDNEGQTALHYAAACEFLDIVELLLQSGADPTLRDQDGCLPEEVTGCKAVSLVLQQHTTGKA